The Desmonostoc muscorum LEGE 12446 genome includes a region encoding these proteins:
- a CDS encoding AAA family ATPase, translating into MMLTLPGYTFVETLNEGLDSFVYRAIKQVDNTSVIIKALKAEYPSLKELTGIKHEYKVLNSLIDVDEVINPLALEKYQNSLALVIEDFSATSLKHFSDTHKLSLKTFLLIATQLASALANIHNKQVIHKDIKPQNIIINPHNLTIKLIDFSIASHLSRENPTVSNPNLIEGTLAYMSPEQTGRMNRSLDYRTDFYSLGITFYQILTGLLPFDSNDPLEIIHSHIAKTPVSPHEINSEIPLTVSEIIMKLLAKTAEDRYQNALGLKADLELCLQQLENNGQIGEFTIGQLDLSSQFIIPQKLYGRATEVNTLLNAFERISNGQTEMMLVSGYSGIGKSSLVNEIHKPIVCQRGYFISGKFDQFKRNIPYASLIQAFQELMRQLLTESAESLKNWESKLLAALGQNGQIIIDVIPEVERIIGSQPAVPQLGPAESQNRFNRVFQQFIHVFTKREHPLVLFLDDLQWADSASLKLIELIITDADSEYLLLIGAYRDNEVSATHPLVQTLEEIQEVRGNITNVVLKNLHIDCVNQLVVDTLGSSTLTVEPLAELVFHKTQGNPFFLTQLLKYLYQENLLNFNFSEGRWQWDIEQLKDINNTDNVVELMVSQIQKLSPETINVLKIAACIGDKFTLEVLATVNQTTQSETAADLWEALQAGLILPLNNSYKMPLVFGQEEIENGVDKSRRLINTFQTIKYKFLHDRVQQAAYFLIPDEHKKATHLKIGRLLLQNTTPEERKENIFALVNQLNYGTELLTSESEKYEIAQLNLIAGHKAKAATAHDSAVKYLQVGLGLLAEDSWDKQYELTLMLHEEAAETAFLSGDFDLMQRFVAVVQNRATSLLDKVKVYEVQIQAYMNQNKLLEAINTGLQVLKLLKVNFPETVNPSDIEQALEETASILSGKEPSDLLYLPQMTNPDKLATLRLLSSLSIAAYLGAPELVPLVVCKQVNLCVQYGNASVSPHTYSLYGFLLCGVVGDIERGYQFGQLALDLISKLNAKEVSAKTHQLVYIFIKHWKEHISNTIETFRSNYSVGLETGDLEYSAYGAFAYCSQQYWVGKQLASVEQEMPTYWDAIKKIKQETALHYHEIYWQTVLNLMGKNQNPCILKGEAYDEEKMLPLHQATNDAVAIYFVYLGKLVLGYLFGNYSQALENINQAENYLSAAAGQVVFVIFHFYDSLIRLAMYGDRLESEQQDILDRVQSNQAKIQKWAHHAPMNHLHKFYLVEAERHRVLNQNLEAMEDYDKAIALAKENEYINEEALAYELAAKFYLSWGKETIAQTYMANAYYAYQHWGAIAKVKDLQARYPQLITQRRVADFRETSQSIQKSNTNNKELSQTNSTIIEDTDSLDLMTVMKASQALSGEIVLSKLLAKLMQIVLENAGAQTGYLILEIDGNLLIEAKAAVGQKEVIVMQSQPVSSSQELPLSVINYVARMQENVLCSSTICDGIFVTDPYIVNHKPKSLLCTPLLHQGKLAGILYLENNLTNEAFTPDRLEILKLLSSQAAISIENARLYSDLATANATLEAKVEERTQELQEKNVHLQKAEAAAQSANQAKSEFLANMSHELRTPLNGILGYAQILQRNKDTTKSQKDGLNIIYQCGDHLLNLINEVLDLSKIEARKMELYSTEFNFPEFLEGIAEICRIRAQQKGIALIYQPTSNLPTGVKTDEKRLRQVLINLLGNAVKFTEVGEVKLKVGYHNQKIRFQVEDTGVGMAPEQLEEIFLPFHQVGEHNRKVEGTGLGLSISRKLVQMMEGEIQVQSTLGKGSIFWFDIDLTEVEQSPESLKAASQNIIGYQGKKRRIIVADDRLENRSVLLQMLAHYGFETVEAVDGQDCLNKAAQWQPDCILMDLMMPTLSGLEAIRRIRRSPEIKDIIILGTSASVFDFDRQKSKEIGCNDFIAKPIRTSELLGTLQVYLNLQWIYEEELEKVFHAQPTAGKQNLVFPPSEEVAALFNLAKKGDLKGIIEQASRLQESNVEYVNFCQELQQLAKGFQVKKIREFLTSAGN; encoded by the coding sequence ATTATGTTAACTCTTCCTGGCTATACTTTTGTAGAAACTTTGAACGAAGGTCTTGATAGCTTTGTTTATCGCGCCATCAAACAGGTAGATAACACTTCAGTCATCATTAAAGCGTTGAAAGCAGAATATCCTAGCTTAAAAGAGTTAACTGGAATAAAACACGAATATAAAGTCCTTAACAGCTTAATAGATGTTGATGAAGTTATTAACCCTTTAGCTTTAGAAAAATATCAAAACAGTCTAGCTCTAGTTATAGAAGATTTTAGTGCCACATCGCTCAAGCATTTTAGCGATACCCATAAATTATCACTAAAAACTTTCCTACTTATAGCTACTCAATTAGCATCGGCTTTAGCAAATATTCATAATAAGCAAGTTATTCATAAAGATATCAAGCCTCAAAATATTATTATTAATCCTCACAATTTAACTATTAAACTCATCGACTTTAGTATTGCTTCACACTTATCTAGAGAAAATCCAACTGTCAGCAACCCTAACTTAATCGAAGGCACTCTTGCCTATATGTCTCCTGAGCAAACTGGCAGAATGAATCGGTCACTTGATTATCGTACTGATTTTTATTCTTTAGGAATCACGTTTTATCAAATCCTTACTGGTTTGCTACCTTTTGATAGCAACGATCCATTAGAAATAATTCACTCCCACATTGCGAAAACTCCTGTTTCTCCTCACGAAATTAATTCAGAAATTCCGTTAACAGTTTCTGAGATTATCATGAAACTTTTAGCTAAGACGGCTGAAGATAGATATCAAAATGCCTTGGGTTTGAAAGCAGATTTAGAATTGTGTCTCCAGCAGTTAGAAAACAATGGTCAAATTGGTGAATTTACTATTGGACAATTAGATTTATCCAGTCAATTTATCATTCCTCAAAAACTGTATGGTAGGGCAACAGAAGTCAATACATTATTAAATGCTTTTGAGCGGATCAGCAACGGTCAAACAGAGATGATGCTGGTGTCGGGATATTCAGGAATTGGTAAATCTTCTTTGGTGAATGAAATTCATAAGCCAATTGTCTGCCAAAGGGGATATTTTATTTCTGGTAAATTCGACCAATTTAAACGTAATATTCCTTATGCTTCATTAATTCAAGCTTTTCAAGAATTAATGCGGCAACTCTTAACAGAAAGTGCTGAATCTTTAAAAAACTGGGAATCTAAACTATTAGCAGCACTTGGTCAAAACGGACAAATCATCATAGATGTAATACCAGAAGTAGAACGGATTATTGGTTCTCAGCCTGCGGTACCACAATTAGGGCCAGCAGAATCACAAAATCGTTTCAATCGGGTATTTCAACAGTTTATTCATGTCTTTACTAAACGAGAACATCCCCTAGTTTTATTTTTAGATGATTTACAGTGGGCAGATTCAGCTTCTTTAAAGTTAATCGAGCTAATTATTACGGATGCGGACAGCGAATATTTATTATTAATTGGAGCTTATCGTGATAACGAAGTCAGTGCGACTCATCCCTTAGTTCAGACATTAGAAGAGATTCAAGAGGTTAGAGGTAATATCACTAATGTTGTTCTGAAAAATTTGCATATTGACTGCGTTAATCAGTTAGTAGTTGATACATTAGGTAGCAGCACTTTAACGGTTGAACCACTAGCTGAATTAGTTTTTCACAAAACTCAAGGTAATCCCTTTTTCTTAACTCAACTACTCAAATATCTTTATCAAGAAAATTTATTAAATTTTAATTTTTCTGAAGGTAGATGGCAATGGGATATTGAGCAGCTAAAAGATATTAACAATACAGATAATGTTGTCGAATTAATGGTCAGCCAAATTCAAAAGCTGTCACCAGAGACAATTAATGTTTTAAAAATAGCGGCTTGTATCGGAGATAAGTTTACTTTAGAAGTTTTGGCAACTGTTAATCAAACAACTCAGTCGGAAACAGCAGCAGATTTATGGGAAGCTCTGCAAGCAGGTTTAATTTTACCCTTAAACAATTCCTACAAAATGCCCTTAGTATTTGGGCAAGAGGAAATAGAAAATGGGGTAGATAAATCAAGGAGACTAATTAATACATTTCAAACAATCAAATATAAGTTTTTGCATGACCGAGTACAGCAAGCAGCATATTTTTTGATACCTGATGAGCATAAGAAAGCAACGCACCTGAAAATTGGTCGATTACTACTGCAAAACACAACGCCGGAAGAACGAAAAGAAAATATTTTTGCTCTGGTTAATCAACTCAATTACGGTACTGAACTACTCACATCTGAGTCGGAAAAATATGAAATAGCCCAACTCAACCTCATAGCAGGTCACAAAGCCAAAGCCGCAACAGCACACGATTCCGCCGTCAAATATTTACAGGTGGGTTTAGGATTGCTGGCAGAAGATAGTTGGGACAAACAGTATGAACTGACATTAATGCTACACGAGGAAGCAGCAGAGACAGCTTTTTTAAGCGGTGATTTCGATCTGATGCAGAGATTTGTTGCCGTAGTGCAAAACCGCGCCACCTCGCTTTTGGACAAAGTGAAGGTATACGAAGTCCAGATTCAAGCTTATATGAATCAAAATAAGCTGTTGGAAGCGATTAATACAGGATTACAAGTTTTAAAACTGTTGAAGGTAAACTTTCCCGAAACAGTAAACCCTTCAGATATTGAGCAAGCATTAGAGGAAACAGCATCGATTTTGAGTGGGAAAGAACCCTCGGACTTGCTCTACTTACCTCAAATGACCAATCCTGATAAATTGGCAACGTTGAGGCTACTGTCAAGTCTATCTATTGCCGCCTACTTAGGCGCTCCAGAACTAGTACCTCTAGTGGTATGTAAACAAGTAAATTTATGCGTCCAATATGGCAATGCTTCTGTGTCTCCCCATACATATTCTCTTTATGGTTTTCTTTTATGTGGAGTTGTGGGAGATATCGAACGAGGCTATCAATTTGGTCAATTAGCTTTAGATTTAATTTCAAAATTAAATGCCAAAGAAGTTAGCGCCAAGACACACCAACTAGTATATATATTTATCAAACATTGGAAAGAACACATTAGCAATACCATAGAAACTTTTCGCTCAAATTACTCTGTGGGTTTGGAAACTGGAGATTTGGAATATAGTGCTTATGGTGCATTTGCGTATTGCTCTCAACAATATTGGGTGGGTAAGCAACTAGCTTCCGTTGAACAAGAAATGCCAACCTACTGGGATGCCATTAAAAAAATCAAGCAAGAAACAGCGCTTCATTATCACGAAATTTATTGGCAAACTGTCTTAAATTTGATGGGGAAAAATCAAAATCCCTGTATTTTAAAAGGTGAAGCTTATGATGAGGAGAAAATGCTTCCCCTGCACCAGGCAACCAACGATGCTGTAGCAATTTATTTTGTCTATTTAGGAAAACTAGTGCTTGGTTATCTGTTTGGAAACTACTCGCAAGCGTTGGAAAATATTAATCAAGCAGAAAATTATTTGAGTGCAGCAGCAGGGCAGGTAGTATTTGTTATTTTCCATTTCTACGATTCTTTAATCCGACTGGCGATGTATGGCGATCGCCTAGAATCCGAACAGCAGGACATTCTCGATCGCGTACAAAGTAATCAAGCAAAAATCCAAAAATGGGCGCATCATGCTCCAATGAATCATCTGCACAAATTTTATCTAGTAGAGGCAGAAAGGCATCGAGTACTCAACCAAAATCTTGAGGCTATGGAGGATTACGACAAAGCGATCGCACTTGCCAAAGAAAACGAGTACATCAACGAAGAAGCCCTTGCCTATGAATTAGCTGCCAAGTTTTATCTGTCATGGGGTAAAGAAACTATTGCTCAAACCTATATGGCTAATGCTTATTATGCCTATCAGCATTGGGGAGCGATCGCTAAAGTCAAGGATTTACAAGCACGCTATCCTCAATTGATTACGCAAAGACGGGTAGCGGATTTTCGTGAGACATCGCAAAGCATCCAAAAGTCAAATACAAATAACAAAGAACTTAGTCAAACAAATTCTACCATCATCGAAGACACTGACAGTCTCGACTTAATGACGGTGATGAAAGCTTCTCAAGCTCTTTCTGGCGAAATTGTTTTGAGTAAATTGCTGGCTAAATTAATGCAAATTGTATTAGAAAATGCTGGCGCACAAACTGGATACTTAATTTTAGAAATAGACGGCAATTTACTAATAGAAGCAAAAGCAGCCGTGGGACAAAAAGAAGTGATCGTCATGCAATCACAGCCAGTATCCAGTAGCCAGGAGTTACCCCTCTCTGTGATTAATTATGTAGCCAGAATGCAAGAAAATGTTCTATGTAGTAGTACAATTTGTGATGGTATTTTTGTCACAGATCCTTATATTGTTAACCACAAACCAAAATCATTATTATGCACTCCACTCCTTCATCAAGGAAAACTAGCTGGCATTCTCTACTTAGAAAATAATCTTACAAATGAAGCCTTTACTCCAGATAGATTAGAAATATTAAAACTATTATCTTCCCAAGCAGCAATTTCTATTGAAAATGCTCGTCTTTATAGTGATTTAGCAACAGCTAACGCGACTTTAGAAGCAAAGGTAGAAGAGCGAACCCAAGAATTACAAGAAAAGAATGTGCATTTGCAAAAAGCCGAAGCAGCAGCGCAATCTGCTAATCAGGCGAAGAGTGAGTTTTTAGCAAATATGAGTCATGAACTCCGTACACCTTTGAATGGCATTTTAGGTTACGCGCAAATTTTGCAACGAAATAAAGATACTACAAAATCTCAAAAAGATGGACTCAATATTATTTATCAGTGTGGCGACCATCTTTTAAATTTGATTAATGAAGTTTTGGATCTTTCCAAAATTGAAGCGCGGAAAATGGAATTATATTCCACAGAGTTTAATTTTCCAGAATTCCTTGAAGGAATTGCAGAAATTTGTCGGATTCGCGCTCAACAAAAAGGTATTGCTTTAATTTATCAGCCAACAAGTAATTTGCCTACAGGAGTGAAAACCGATGAAAAACGTTTGCGACAAGTTTTAATTAATTTACTTGGTAATGCGGTGAAATTTACAGAGGTAGGTGAAGTTAAATTAAAAGTAGGCTATCACAATCAGAAAATTAGGTTTCAGGTGGAAGATACAGGTGTGGGTATGGCTCCTGAACAATTAGAAGAAATATTTTTACCCTTTCATCAAGTAGGCGAACACAATCGCAAAGTAGAAGGTACAGGATTGGGGTTATCTATAAGTCGCAAATTAGTACAAATGATGGAAGGAGAAATTCAGGTTCAGAGTACTTTAGGTAAAGGCAGTATTTTCTGGTTTGATATTGATTTGACAGAAGTTGAACAATCTCCAGAGTCTCTGAAAGCAGCATCACAAAATATTATTGGTTATCAAGGTAAAAAACGGAGAATAATTGTTGCTGATGATCGGTTAGAAAATCGCTCAGTTTTATTGCAAATGCTAGCTCATTATGGATTTGAAACTGTGGAGGCAGTGGATGGACAAGACTGTTTAAATAAAGCGGCTCAATGGCAGCCTGATTGCATATTAATGGATTTGATGATGCCCACGCTGAGCGGTTTAGAAGCAATTCGCAGAATCAGGCGATCGCCAGAAATCAAAGATATAATAATTTTAGGAACTTCTGCTAGTGTTTTTGATTTTGATCGACAAAAAAGTAAAGAAATTGGATGTAACGACTTTATTGCTAAGCCTATCCGAACATCAGAATTATTAGGAACATTGCAAGTATATTTAAACTTGCAATGGATATATGAGGAGGAGTTAGAAAAAGTCTTTCATGCTCAACCTACTGCTGGAAAACAAAACTTGGTCTTTCCACCATCTGAAGAAGTAGCTGCTCTGTTTAATTTAGCTAAAAAAGGCGACCTTAAAGGAATTATTGAGCAAGCATCTCGCTTGCAAGAATCAAATGTTGAATATGTTAATTTTTGTCAAGAGCTACAACAATTAGCTAAAGGCTTTCAAGTTAAAAAAATCCGTGAATTTCTCACAAGTGCAGGTAATTAA
- a CDS encoding hybrid sensor histidine kinase/response regulator: MNQENTENDVILIVDDTPTNLGVLFELLANGGFQVLVAQDGEDAIEQLEYAAPDLILLDVIMPGIDGFETCRHLKAKESTKDIPIIFMTALSETVDKVKGLSLGAVDYITKPLQHEEVLARVKIHLNLRKLTKKLQEHSLRLEQEVQDRLKAEQELLQLAAELEKRVETRTFELQETNQQLHQEIQERILTAQALQQSETRYREQANSLELAFRQLKETQSQLVQSEKMSSLGQLVAGVAHEINNPVNFIYGNLTHASQYIQDLLYLLHLYKKNTPDTSLEIEQQAELIDLDFIIKDLPQLLSSMRIGAERIREIIQSLRNFSRIDEAEMKPVNIHEGLDSTLLILQNRLKATSSNPSIQVIKEYGNLPLVDCYPGQLNQVFMNLIANAIDALEEYEQAQHPQNYQSCQKQIWIRTTAINDEYVAIQIADNGSGMTEDVLKYLFDPFFTTKPVGKGTGLGLSISYQIVAKHGGNMQCISAPGQGAEFTITIPLQARSPERACSILNRVHCW, translated from the coding sequence ATGAATCAAGAGAATACTGAAAATGACGTTATTTTAATTGTTGATGATACCCCTACTAATTTAGGAGTCCTGTTCGAGTTGTTAGCAAACGGAGGTTTTCAAGTTTTAGTCGCCCAAGATGGTGAAGATGCAATTGAGCAATTAGAATATGCTGCACCTGATTTAATTTTGTTAGACGTAATTATGCCAGGGATAGATGGCTTTGAAACTTGCCGCCATTTAAAAGCTAAGGAAAGTACAAAAGATATTCCAATAATTTTCATGACTGCACTTTCAGAAACAGTTGATAAAGTCAAAGGATTGAGTCTTGGGGCTGTAGACTATATCACTAAGCCATTGCAGCATGAAGAAGTTTTGGCTCGCGTCAAAATTCATTTGAATCTGCGAAAATTGACCAAAAAATTGCAAGAACATTCTCTGCGTTTAGAACAGGAAGTTCAAGACAGATTAAAAGCAGAACAAGAGCTTTTGCAATTAGCTGCTGAATTAGAAAAACGCGTAGAAACCAGAACATTTGAACTGCAAGAAACAAATCAGCAATTGCATCAAGAAATTCAAGAGCGTATTTTAACAGCACAAGCTTTGCAACAATCAGAAACTCGTTATCGAGAACAAGCCAATAGCCTAGAACTTGCTTTTCGTCAGTTGAAAGAAACTCAAAGTCAGTTAGTTCAAAGTGAAAAAATGTCTAGTCTAGGACAACTCGTAGCAGGAGTAGCCCACGAAATTAATAACCCTGTGAATTTCATTTATGGCAACTTAACTCACGCAAGCCAATATATTCAAGATTTGCTCTATCTCTTACATTTGTATAAAAAAAATACTCCTGATACATCTCTAGAAATTGAGCAACAAGCAGAATTAATAGATTTAGATTTTATCATTAAAGATTTGCCACAACTGCTATCTTCTATGAGAATTGGCGCAGAACGCATCCGCGAAATTATTCAATCATTACGGAATTTTTCGCGGATTGACGAAGCAGAAATGAAGCCAGTTAATATTCACGAAGGCTTAGACAGTACACTCTTGATTTTGCAAAATCGGCTTAAAGCTACTTCAAGTAATCCAAGTATTCAAGTCATTAAAGAATATGGAAATTTGCCGTTAGTAGATTGTTATCCTGGGCAACTCAATCAAGTATTTATGAATTTAATTGCTAATGCAATTGATGCTTTAGAAGAGTATGAGCAAGCACAGCATCCGCAAAATTATCAATCTTGCCAAAAGCAAATTTGGATTCGGACTACAGCCATTAATGATGAATATGTTGCTATTCAAATTGCAGATAACGGGTCAGGAATGACTGAAGATGTGTTAAAATATCTTTTCGACCCATTTTTTACGACAAAGCCTGTGGGTAAAGGGACGGGTTTAGGATTGAGTATTAGCTATCAAATTGTTGCTAAACATGGCGGTAATATGCAATGTATTTCTGCACCTGGACAAGGGGCGGAGTTTACTATTACTATTCCTCTACAAGCGCGATCGCCTGAACGAGCCTGTTCTATTTTAAATAGAGTTCATTGTTGGTAA
- the tftA gene encoding hormogonium tapered terminus morphoprotein TftA has translation MGRIFISAAHGGKEAGGIDPGAIAGGTTEAKEMILLRDLIVTELRARNFEILAVPDDLSAAQTITWINSRGGRGDVALEIQSDAASSPSVRGASVFYIANNTERKSNAEQLLVGLLRRVPQLPNRGVKPDTDSGLGSLAFCRRTTIPALLMQVGFLSSPEDRALLQSRRRDFALGIADGLATWSRVIDPTGTPTEPTYAAINININGQNYSEQGILVNGNAYIPIDLVDRLRIDLSKAPNVNRITYRRIVYVKAIELRDFNVAVGWDAATRTVSLRSNLIVCAGQMDRVMSNGNTSEVQLQLFLRNNNQNALAKFPDISKLYREEAGIEGVNYDIAFCQMCVETGFLRFGGDIKPEQNNFAGLGAIGGGSEAASFSSARIGVRAHIQHLKAYASLEPLVQEVVDPRFRFVTRGIAPLIDQLSGRWSADLDYGARITAMLKRLYESAGLL, from the coding sequence ATGGGACGTATTTTTATCTCGGCGGCTCACGGAGGGAAAGAAGCTGGAGGAATTGATCCGGGTGCGATCGCAGGTGGTACAACTGAAGCTAAAGAAATGATTCTGTTGCGGGATTTAATTGTCACAGAACTGCGGGCGCGGAATTTTGAGATTTTAGCAGTTCCTGATGATTTGAGTGCCGCTCAAACCATCACCTGGATCAATTCTCGTGGGGGACGGGGTGATGTGGCGCTAGAAATTCAATCTGATGCAGCTAGCAGTCCTTCTGTACGTGGGGCTAGTGTTTTCTACATTGCCAACAATACTGAGCGCAAAAGCAATGCTGAACAGTTGCTGGTGGGGTTGTTGCGCCGAGTACCCCAATTACCAAATCGCGGAGTCAAGCCAGATACAGATAGTGGATTGGGGAGTTTGGCATTCTGTCGCCGGACGACGATTCCAGCTTTGTTGATGCAAGTGGGGTTTCTTAGCAGTCCAGAGGATCGGGCTTTGCTGCAAAGTCGTCGCCGCGATTTTGCTTTGGGAATTGCTGATGGATTGGCAACTTGGAGTCGTGTAATTGACCCTACTGGAACTCCGACAGAACCGACTTACGCAGCAATTAATATTAATATTAATGGACAAAATTATTCAGAACAAGGAATTTTAGTTAATGGTAATGCTTATATTCCTATTGATTTAGTAGACCGTCTACGAATAGATTTATCAAAAGCGCCTAATGTGAATCGAATTACCTATCGTAGAATAGTGTATGTCAAAGCGATCGAACTGCGGGATTTTAATGTTGCAGTCGGCTGGGATGCTGCAACTCGTACTGTCAGCTTGCGATCGAATTTAATAGTTTGTGCTGGTCAAATGGATCGGGTAATGTCGAACGGTAATACTTCAGAAGTACAGTTACAACTATTTCTAAGAAATAATAATCAAAATGCTTTGGCAAAGTTTCCTGACATCTCAAAACTTTATCGGGAAGAAGCGGGTATAGAGGGGGTAAATTATGATATTGCTTTTTGCCAAATGTGTGTAGAAACTGGATTTTTACGGTTTGGCGGCGATATTAAACCTGAGCAAAATAACTTTGCCGGCTTGGGTGCGATCGGTGGCGGTTCGGAGGCTGCATCTTTTTCCAGTGCCAGAATTGGGGTAAGGGCGCACATCCAACATTTAAAAGCTTACGCTAGTTTAGAACCTTTGGTACAGGAAGTAGTAGATCCCAGGTTTCGCTTTGTGACGCGGGGAATTGCACCATTAATTGACCAACTATCAGGGCGTTGGTCAGCAGATTTGGATTATGGGGCAAGAATTACAGCAATGCTAAAACGATTGTATGAGTCAGCAGGACTTCTTTAA
- a CDS encoding DUF5615 family PIN-like protein, with product MARFYADEQFPFPVVELLRTLGHDVLTVQEAGNADRGIPDNEVLAFATSQERSILTINRDDFIRLHRRDSNHFGIIVCTNNRNWEQFAARIDEAVTAEEPLQGKLIRVVRPVT from the coding sequence ATGGCACGGTTTTACGCAGACGAGCAGTTTCCGTTCCCGGTTGTGGAATTATTACGTACTTTGGGACATGATGTTTTGACAGTCCAAGAAGCTGGAAATGCAGATCGAGGTATACCTGATAACGAAGTGCTGGCATTTGCTACAAGTCAAGAACGCTCGATATTAACTATCAACAGAGATGATTTTATCCGTTTGCATCGTCGTGATTCTAACCACTTCGGTATTATTGTTTGCACGAACAATCGTAATTGGGAACAGTTTGCAGCACGGATAGATGAGGCTGTGACAGCAGAAGAACCGTTGCAAGGAAAACTAATTCGCGTGGTACGTCCAGTCACTTAA
- a CDS encoding DUF433 domain-containing protein codes for MTLKELKQQLLALSPGEKVQAIQLLAQSLGSNWQGIEKTPRVCGGEARIAKTRIPLWVLVEARRLGYSDADLLTSYPTITATDLANAWIYAEANPDEIELAIERNEVA; via the coding sequence GTGACACTCAAAGAGTTAAAACAACAACTTCTTGCCCTCAGTCCTGGTGAAAAAGTGCAGGCTATACAGTTACTTGCTCAAAGTCTTGGCAGCAATTGGCAAGGAATTGAGAAAACTCCTAGAGTCTGTGGTGGAGAAGCTCGCATCGCTAAAACTCGTATTCCCCTCTGGGTACTTGTAGAAGCTCGCCGTCTTGGATATAGTGATGCTGACCTTTTGACGAGTTATCCAACCATTACAGCTACAGATTTAGCTAATGCTTGGATATATGCAGAAGCTAACCCCGATGAAATCGAATTAGCAATTGAGCGTAATGAGGTAGCCTAG